The Pyrus communis chromosome 9, drPyrComm1.1, whole genome shotgun sequence genome has a segment encoding these proteins:
- the LOC137745050 gene encoding protein SCAR2-like, producing MPLTRYQIRNEYGLADPELYGAADRDDPEALLEGVAMAGLVGVLRQLGDLAEFAAEIFHDLHEEVMGTATRGHSLVVRVQQLEADFPSIEKALLSQTNHSSFFSNPGVDWHPNLRSEQNMITRGDLPRFVMDSYEECRGPPRLFLLDKFDVAGAGACLKRYTDPSFFKVESASSITVEMQREKKTHKVKQKKGSHWRNGETPEVALTSHAKSNAKLHELFLEERIENCSGDPVRRVKLKKRHLNGSAVDSKTGKSYMKTFLETLSPERKLICESSVAPPLLRLTLDDSGEPDLRILDITTVSPAGMSPEMEIASFSPDVHKDILKPSMDGFNRGFFDREIPEGSDPNSDVETNENYSNLHQVAADTQLAVGEHKTEGSMEGSTLSSYVDRTSEVDNYMDALANVESEMEINNEFQPKNNLHFQNVEKYGIDSDADEEHLELQTRFSDSQSIGNSSTSDDGKNSFEKDTASFSHSDNPNNVVENSPSECNGAAKEFPFTETCGAEIFEMSSNQQSEFVDSLAATTKEHALSHNACIVEDINPDPGDTSYSAFVRDTSPTLQHSDPGANSPVVSLAGPVLDDTPSDEIKVAYKSLDIDENETNLDNSLAFVPNSQTNDESPSTSPSHPVDESDIEDLGVSSDALPHLSNVEALASEDQSGNIAVNEILQTQFADEDSLERFARKIDSPHLSISSTEEQLSLALPEEQTSSVNSEVVLFMVDAARSHGSEEPVVDAPQTHGLIDQQDAWQAHVLTEQQYAPETRGLTEQQDDSQTHGLPEQRDASQTHGLTEQQDVPQTHGLIEHQLSDLHEDVPQLESVEEAGVPHYKEKFNVEERSRAMDDEELRLFTSDADVGGDIVSVDLTSNCPTFPGHEDHVDSDEVVPETLNVETVAVPSAAVAQPDNDVNDVSYSSPNAISSSPTSFINLHASLPGYGDFHDKESELDEVSPESVTDSEVQMEASKTDVSPDSESNSSQTVTHDHSSPKASDDGQNFSLDEQIENSLAVRDVPAESNPSESTTYDHSRSKVFDDGHNFSLDELTEGSLAVGDVTIDSASLENTEVVSSPTCYLPEPETSLENSLELQANQVDIKDLPTDGARDQPEADLKRSLQVQSAELDVESSEEDQASIILSSLQSVQAGSQNHMDLEKPNQLPSMEHINQEVCWGASPESHPEYLPSQALTSEFLPESSGQELDVTKQPLESLDFTLPRSVLPPEATVVNLEDMPPLPPLPPMQWRMGKQHASLFSQRELVGVGQDSLLPIQPPESDEKAQFDMPAPQSKVLPPQNPFLPLTSEEGEKFQHVSEPVMGNVVHPAPYSLHLPAMVNDANHQYNLPDLGVAQFSNSFLSLPEVSHDGSGSNHLASEGEKVKTGSNPFTGPSSECITFTHDPESSHGSIIQPVQQVTPKTGIEPKVLQHSLKNSESELGEPLSTSLTAPPMVEQPQHSLPTSEGEIAWSSHNSAVMSDYEGGRSSGVPVTKLPRPRNPLIDAVAAHGQSKLRKVTERVRPQVEPKVDERDSMLQQIRTKSFNLKPAMMTRSSTVTRPSIQGPATNLRVAAILEKAIAIRQAHAGSDEDDDDDSWSDT from the exons ATGCCGTTGACGAGGTACCAGATAAGGAACGAGTACGGCTTGGCCGATCCGGAACTGTACGGAGCAGCCGATAGGGATGATCCAGAGGCTCTTCTGGAAGGCGTGGCCATGGCCGGCCTTGTCGGCGTTTTGCGGCAGCTCGGCGACCTTGCCGA GTTTGCTGCTGAAATATTTCATGACTTGCACGAGGAAGTAATGGGAACCGCTACACGAGGCCACAGTCTAGTGGTTCGTGTCCAACAGCTTGAAGCAGACTTTCCTTCAATTGAGAAGGCACTTCTATCTCAAACCAATCATTCTTCATTCTTTTCCAACCCAG GGGTTGACTGGCATCCTAATCTGCGTTCTGAACAGAATATGATCACCCGTGGAGACTTACCTCGCTTTGTAATGGATTCTTATGAAGAATGCCGTGGTCCTCCTCGGCTGTTCCTTTTGGACAA GTTTGATGTTGCTGGAGCTGGGGCATGTTTGAAGCGGTACACTGATCCGTCATTCTTTAAAGTTGAATCAGCATCTTCAATAACAGTGGAGATgcagagagaaaagaaaacccATAAAGTGAAG CAGAAGAAAGGATCCCACTGGAGGAATGGAGAAACCCCAGAAGTTGCACTGACATCACATGCCAAGTCAAATGCCAA GCTGCATGAGTTGTTCCTGGAGGAGCGTATTGAGAATTGTTCCGGTGATCCTGTACGTCGTGTGAAATTGAAGAAAAGGCATTTGAATGGATCTGCAGTTGACTCAAAAACTGGGAAAAGTTACATGAAAACATTTCTGGAGACTCTTTCACCAGAACGCAAACTTATTTGTGAAAGTTCTGTTGCTCCACCGCTCTTGAGATTGACCTTAGATGATAGTGGTGAGCCAGACCTTAGAATACTTGACATCACTACAGTGAGTCCTGCTGGAATGTCCCCAGAAATGGAAATTGCTAGCTTTTCACCTGATGTCCATAAAGATATATTAAAACCATCCATGGATGGCTTTAATAGGGGGTTTTTTGATAGAGAAATTCCAGAGGGGTCTGATCCAAACTCTGATGTTGAGACAAATGAAAATTATTCCAACCTTCATCAGGTGGCAGCAGATACGCAATTAGCAGTTGGAGAACATAAAACTGAAGGCAGCATGGAGGGGTCCACCCTCTCCAGTTATGTTGATAGGACAAGTGAGGTGGACAATTACATGGATGCTCTTGCAAATGTGGAATCAGAAATGGAAATTAACAATGAATTTCAGCCTAAGAACAATCTACACTTCCAGAATGTGGAAAAATATGGGATAGACTCTGATGCAGATGAGGAGCATCTGGAGCTTCAAACTCGATTTTCGGACTCTCAATCAATTGGAAACTCCTCTACATCAGATGACGGGAAGAATTCATTTGAAAAAGATACTGCCAGTTTTTCGCACTCTGATAATCCAAACAACGTGGTTGAGAATTCCCCATCAGAGTGTAATGGAGCAGCTAAAGAATTCCCTTTCACTGAAACCTGTGGAGCTGAGATTTTTGAGATGTCGTCCAACCAGCAATCTGAATTCGTGGATTCCCTAGCAGCCACAACAAAGGAGCATGCGTTATCTCATAATGCATGCATTGTGGAAGACATAAACCCTGATCCTGGAGATACATCTTACAGTGCATTTGTTAGGGATACAAGTCCTACACTCCAGCACTCAGACCCTGGAGCAAACTCGCCAGTGGTATCATTGGCAGGACCTGTGTTAGATGATACCCCCTctgacgaaattaaagttgctTATAAATCACTAGACATTGATGAAAATGAGACAAATCTGGATAATTCTCTGGCTTTTGTCCCCAACTCCCAGACTAACGATGAATCCCCAAGTACTTCACCAAGCCATCCTGTTGATGAATCAGATATAGAAGATTTAGGTGTCAGTTCTGATGCTTTGCCACATTTGTCAAACGTTGAAGCCCTTGCTTCTGAAGATCAAAGTGGAAATATTGCTGTGAATGAAATACTTCAGACACAATTTGCTGATGAAGATTCTTTAGAAAGATTTGCGAGAAAGATTGATTCACCACATTTAAGTATTTCATCAACAGAAGAGCAGCTTTCCTTAGCTCTGCCAGAAGAACAAACATCTTCAG TCAACTCTGAAGTAGTACTGTTTATGGTGGATGCTGCACGGAGTCATGGTTCAGAAGAGCCTGTAGTGGATGCTCCACAGACACATGGACTAATAGATCAGCAGGATGCTTGGCAGGCACATGTCCTAACTGAGCAGCAGTATGCTCCAGAGACACGTGGCCTAACAGAGCAGCAGGATGATTCACAGACACATGGCCTACCAGAGCAGCGGGATGCTTCACAAACACATGGCCTAACAGAGCAGCAGGATGTTCCCCAGACACATGGCCTAATAGAGCACCAATTATCTGATTTACATGAGGACGTTCCCCAACTTGAATCTGTTGAAGAAGCGGGTGTTCCACAttataaagaaaaattcaaTGTAGAAGAGAGATCTAGGGCCATGGATGACGAGGAATTACGATTATTCACCAGTGATGCTGATGTAGGAGGTGATATCGTTTCTGTGGATCTAACATCTAATTGTCCAACTTTCCCAGGCCATGAGGATCATGTGGATTCAGATGAAGTGGTGCCCGAAACACTAAATGTAGAAACTGTTGCTGTGCCCTCTGCTGCTGTTGCCCAACCTGATAATGACGTCAATGATGTTAGTTATTCATCTCCAAATGCAATTTCTTCTTCACCAACGAGTTTTATAAATTTGCATGCATCTCTTCCTGGATATGGGGATTTCCATGACAAAGAATCTGAACTGGATGAAGTTTCTCCAGAATCTGTTACGGACTCAGAAGTGCAAATGGAAGCAAGTAAAACAGATGTTTCTCCAGATTCAGAATCTAACTCAAGTCAAACAGTTACTCATGACCATTCCAGTCCAAAAGCATCTGATGATGGTCAAAATTTCTCTCTGGATGAACAGATTGAGAACAGTTTGGCTGTGCGTGATGTCCCTGCGGAATCAAACCCAAGTGAATCAACTACTTATGACCATTCCAGGTCAAAAGTATTTGATGATGGTCATAATTTCTCTCTGGATGAACTAACTGAAGGCAGTTTGGCTGTTGGTGATGTTACCATAGACTCAGCATCTTTAGAAAATACAGAAGTTGTGTCTTCACCTACCTGCTACCTCCCAGAGCCTGAAACGAGTTTGGAGAATTCATTGGAGTTGCAAGCAAATCAAGTTGATATCAAGGATTTGCCAACAGATGGAGCAAGGGATCAGCCAGAAGCTGACTTAAAACGTTCTCTGCAGGTTCAATCTGCTGAGCTTGATGTGGAAAGTTCGGAagaagatcaagcaagtatcaTCTTATCAAGTCTTCAATCTGTACAGGCAGGGTCTCAAAACCACATGGATCTGGAGAAACCCAACCAGTTACCATCTATGGAGCACATCAATCAGGAAGTATGCTGGGGTGCTTCCCCGGAATCTCATCCTGAATATCTTCCAAGCCAAGCTTTAACATCAGAGTTCTTACCAGAATCATCAGGCCAGGAACTTGATGTTACGAAGCAACCATTGGAATCATTAGATTTTACCCTTCCTAGATCAGTCCTGCCCCCTGAAGCTACTGTGGTCAATCTGGAAGACATGCCACCATTGCCACCTTTACCACCAATgcaatggaggatgggaaaacAACACGCTTCCCTTTTTTCACAGAGAGAATTGGTTGGAGTTGGTCAGGATTCTTTGCTGCCAATTCAGCCACCGGAATCTGATGAGAAAGCTCAATTTGATATGCCAGCACCACAGAGCAAGGTGCTGCCTCCCCAGAACCCATTTTTGCCTCTCACGTCTGAAGAAGGTGAGAAGTTCCAACATGTTTCTGAACCAGTAATGGGCAATGTGGTGCATCCTGCCCCGTATTCATTGCATTTACCAGCCATGGTTAACGATGCTAATCATCAGTACAATTTACCTGATTTAGGGGTGGCACAATTCTCGAACTCATTTTTATCATTACCAGAGGTATCGCATGATGGGTCTGGAAGTAATCACTTAGCTTCAGAGGGAGAAAAAGTTAAGACTGGTTCAAATCCATTCACTGGACCAAGCTCGGAATGTATAACTTTTACACATGACCCTGAATCTTCTCATGGATCTATTATCCAGCCTGTGCAGCAGGTAACTCCGAAGACAGGTATCGAGCCTAAGGTACTTCAACATTCACTGAAAAATTCAGAATCAGAACTAGGAGAACCTCTTTCCACATCTTTGACAGCACCACCAATGGTTGAGCAGCCTCAGCATAGTTTGCCAACATCAGAGGGAGAAATAGCATGGTCATCCCATAACTCTGCTGTAATGTCAGACTATGAAGGTGGAAGGTCTAGTGGAGTTCCAGTTACTAAGCTCCCTCGTCCTAGAAATCCCCTTATTGATGCTGTTGCTGCTCATGGCCAAAGCAAG TTGAGAAAAGTAACTGAACGAGTTCGGCCTCAGGTCGAACCTAAGGTAGATGAAAGAGATTCGATGCTGCAACAGATAAGAACTAAG TCCTTCAACTTGAAGCCTGCAATGATGACAAGATCTTCAACGGTGACAAGACCCAGCATTCAGGGTCCGGCAACCAACTTGAGGGTTGCTGCTATCTTAGAGAAAGCAATTGCAATTCGCCAG GCACATGCAGGAAGTGATgaagatgacgatgatgataGTTGGAGTGATACTTAA
- the LOC137745415 gene encoding uncharacterized protein encodes MESESSSVNANSSSNEHRVPLSAVVSDCIKRWFKDTLKEAKAGDINMQVLVGQMYYNGYGVARDAHMGRVWITRASRTRSSAWKVGDKQPGYNASDSDSDELKCDS; translated from the exons ATGGAGTCTGAAAGCAGCTCAGTGAACGCGAACAGCAGCAGCAACGAACACCGCGTGCCGCTCTCCGCCGTCGTGTCGGACTGCATAAAGCGGTGGTTCAAGGACACGCTTAAGGAGGCCAAAGCCGGCGATATTAACATGCAGGTTTTGGTGGGCCAGATGTATTACAACGGCTATGGCGTCGCCAGAGATGCCCACATG GGAAGAGTATGGATTACAAGAGCGTCGAGGACGCGATCTTCAGCTTGGAAAGTTGGTGATAAGCAGCCCG GTTATAATGCAAGTGATTCAGATTCAGATGAACTGAAGTGTGATTCTTAG